One genomic window of Trueperaceae bacterium includes the following:
- a CDS encoding bifunctional diguanylate cyclase/phosphodiesterase, translating to MNAPDRRGTHEGVSRVDLVYNAKWRRTLVATVPLGALAFLLAWFLERWSGEATTFDLITYPVFGVCLIVLEVFLLLSRRSLRPLVITTVGAVGAYFISKLYWILFVLPPDVDPRGQMTENFFWVPVIYLLSFVLPDSRLGRQLSLAYTGVVLVISLAYCVKSAILGQNWTVVYALVQMNLANSVLFALTSSFILFKEEYTRSQTRLAVVEKYANTDHLTGLPNRLGLKLDLERRLAGGDGRFAVLFIDFDGFKVVNDSLGHAGGDKLLEQVASRLKSVTRGDDFIARFSGDEFVIVVDSLATTNSATSVANRAMAALAQPFDIQGNYITLSASIGISFYPNDSIDAETLIRYADSAMYRVKRSGKNGIQHYMGEPEEALERQRLLERDLRAAIEERSLTIDYQPLHDLSTGEILGFEALVRWKHPKWGQVEPTEFIEIAEQSGLIVALGSWVLNEACRRAAAWQRSGAEPLRVSVNVSPLQFTHPGFFDTVLAALQANLLPPECLELELTESIVMKEVESVSATLARLQRHGIRIAIDDFGTGYSSLAYLRDLPINTVKIDRTFINDLVSPIRGPRFAHALVEAIIRLAAHLELDVVAEGIEEKAQADLLKELGCGLAQGFHYSQPMEPRELEAFMQAREANSPGERGSRPPLGPS from the coding sequence GTGAACGCTCCCGACCGACGAGGCACGCACGAGGGTGTGAGCAGAGTCGACCTCGTCTACAACGCGAAGTGGCGGCGCACCTTGGTAGCGACCGTCCCCCTGGGAGCCCTCGCCTTCCTGCTCGCCTGGTTCCTGGAAAGATGGAGCGGCGAGGCGACCACCTTCGACCTGATCACCTACCCGGTGTTCGGGGTTTGCCTCATCGTGCTGGAAGTCTTCCTGTTGCTCAGCCGCAGGTCGCTCAGACCCCTGGTGATAACCACGGTGGGGGCGGTAGGCGCCTATTTCATCAGCAAGCTCTACTGGATCCTCTTCGTCCTTCCGCCCGATGTGGACCCGCGGGGTCAGATGACCGAGAACTTCTTCTGGGTTCCCGTCATCTACCTGCTCTCATTCGTGCTGCCCGACTCGCGACTGGGCCGTCAGCTGAGCCTGGCCTACACCGGAGTAGTGCTCGTGATCTCGCTCGCCTACTGTGTTAAGAGCGCGATCCTGGGGCAGAACTGGACCGTCGTCTACGCCCTCGTCCAGATGAACCTGGCGAACTCCGTCCTCTTCGCCCTCACCTCGTCCTTCATCCTCTTCAAGGAGGAGTACACGCGGAGCCAGACGAGGCTCGCGGTGGTGGAGAAGTACGCCAACACCGACCACCTGACAGGCCTTCCCAACAGACTCGGACTGAAGCTAGACCTCGAGCGCCGCCTGGCCGGAGGCGACGGCCGCTTCGCGGTCCTCTTCATCGACTTCGACGGCTTCAAGGTGGTCAACGACTCGCTGGGCCACGCTGGCGGGGACAAGCTGCTGGAACAGGTGGCCAGCCGGCTCAAGTCGGTCACCCGCGGGGACGACTTCATCGCCCGCTTCAGCGGCGACGAGTTCGTGATCGTGGTGGACTCCCTCGCCACCACCAACTCGGCTACCAGCGTGGCCAACCGGGCGATGGCGGCACTTGCTCAACCGTTCGACATCCAGGGGAACTATATTACTCTATCCGCGAGCATCGGCATAAGTTTCTACCCGAACGACTCGATAGATGCCGAAACGCTCATCCGCTACGCCGACAGCGCCATGTACCGCGTGAAGCGCTCCGGAAAGAACGGGATCCAGCACTACATGGGGGAACCCGAGGAGGCACTCGAGCGGCAGAGGCTGCTCGAACGCGACCTGCGTGCGGCGATCGAGGAGCGCTCGCTCACGATCGATTACCAACCGTTGCACGATCTCTCGACCGGCGAGATACTTGGATTCGAGGCGCTGGTGAGGTGGAAACACCCCAAGTGGGGCCAGGTCGAGCCGACAGAGTTCATCGAGATCGCCGAGCAGAGCGGCCTGATCGTCGCCCTGGGAAGCTGGGTGCTCAACGAAGCGTGCCGCCGGGCCGCCGCCTGGCAGCGGTCCGGCGCCGAGCCTCTGCGCGTCTCGGTGAACGTGTCGCCTCTGCAGTTCACCCATCCGGGCTTCTTCGACACCGTGCTGGCGGCATTGCAAGCCAACCTGCTACCGCCCGAATGCCTCGAGCTCGAACTCACCGAGAGCATCGTCATGAAGGAGGTGGAGAGCGTCTCGGCCACACTCGCGCGCCTGCAGCGTCACGGCATAAGGATCGCCATCGATGACTTCGGAACCGGCTACTCTTCGCTCGCCTACCTGCGGGACCTGCCCATCAACACAGTGAAGATCGATCGGACCTTCATCAACGACCTGGTGTCCCCGATCCGTGGCCCGCGCTTCGCGCACGCACTCGTCGAGGCGATCATCCGTCTGGCTGCCCACCTGGAGCTGGATGTGGTCGCCGAGGGGATCGAGGAGAAGGCGCAGGCCGATCTGCTGAAGGAGCTGGGCTGCGGTCTGGCGCAAGGTTTCCACTACTCGCAGCCGATGGAGCCGCGGGAGCTGGAGGCGTTCATGCAGGCGCGGGAGGCCAACAGTCCGGGTGAACGCGGGTCGCGGCCGCCCCTGGGACCGAGCTAG
- a CDS encoding ABC transporter ATP-binding protein: MTETALAQRALPVLTLVRSIRVLPRAVRLLTEAAPGVFAASTAATVVQGLAPAGAGLVTKLLVDHLARGGGVGERLWLLVGALLSLALVGGMARYLSDGLRESIRERLQYHLRLKVAGHAARLDLEFFEMPGNYDTFAKAREDLGFRPFLMAYALIGCAQQFTTVVGFFLAVLAFQPLLALALILAALPTLFVAGKSGMESYNSHDLTTPEGRRAAYLEELLQRDLHAKEIRLYDLTPRLLEQVRDHLGNVLTARLAVIRRKARRFAGADALSVLAQHAALAFVVVQTAVGRASLGDLTLLVTALAAVRSGLTLGLASLGDLLENSLFFRDLTTFLSVRPQVVAPVQPRPVPKRPRHGLVLEEVGFAYPGSERWVFEGLSLELRAGEATALVGVNGAGKTTLVKLLARLYDPCAGRITLDGVDIREFQPREYRSRLAVVLQDFERYQLSARENIGFGRADEALEESRLERAARDAGALELISALPDGWETLLGRQFHARGQDLSGGQWQRIALARALYRDAPILLLDEPTASLDAEAEANLFRCYRDLMRGRLSLLITHRFNTVRFADRIIVMEGGNVVEDGAPADLMDAGGRYATMFMTQAEAYRVESG, encoded by the coding sequence ATGACTGAGACCGCACTTGCGCAGAGGGCGCTCCCGGTTCTTACGCTTGTCCGCTCCATCCGGGTTCTGCCACGGGCAGTCCGGCTACTGACTGAAGCCGCTCCCGGAGTGTTCGCTGCCAGCACCGCGGCCACGGTGGTCCAGGGGCTCGCCCCGGCGGGCGCCGGACTCGTCACCAAACTCCTGGTCGACCATCTTGCTCGAGGCGGAGGCGTGGGCGAAAGGTTATGGCTCCTGGTCGGGGCACTCCTTTCCCTCGCCCTGGTCGGGGGCATGGCCCGTTACCTGTCGGACGGGCTGCGAGAGAGCATCCGCGAACGGCTGCAGTACCACTTGCGGCTCAAGGTGGCCGGCCACGCCGCGCGGCTCGACCTGGAGTTCTTCGAGATGCCAGGCAACTACGACACTTTCGCCAAGGCCCGGGAGGACCTCGGATTCAGGCCATTCCTCATGGCCTACGCCCTGATCGGTTGCGCCCAGCAGTTCACGACCGTCGTCGGTTTCTTCCTGGCCGTGCTGGCGTTTCAGCCGCTGCTGGCGTTGGCCTTGATACTGGCGGCGCTACCAACCCTTTTCGTGGCCGGCAAGTCGGGGATGGAGTCGTACAACTCTCACGACCTGACCACGCCCGAGGGCCGCCGTGCCGCCTACCTCGAGGAGCTGCTGCAGCGCGACCTGCACGCGAAGGAAATCCGACTCTATGATCTCACTCCACGACTGCTGGAGCAGGTCCGAGATCATCTGGGCAACGTCCTTACGGCTCGTCTGGCTGTTATCCGCCGAAAGGCCCGACGTTTCGCCGGGGCAGACGCGCTCTCCGTACTGGCGCAACACGCGGCACTCGCCTTCGTCGTGGTCCAGACGGCGGTCGGTCGTGCAAGTCTGGGCGACCTGACCCTGCTGGTGACTGCCCTGGCTGCCGTTCGGTCCGGCCTGACCCTCGGACTCGCGAGCCTCGGAGACCTGCTCGAGAACAGCCTCTTCTTCCGGGATCTGACCACCTTCCTCTCCGTTCGACCCCAGGTCGTCGCCCCGGTGCAACCGCGGCCCGTGCCGAAGAGGCCTCGTCACGGACTCGTCCTCGAGGAGGTCGGTTTCGCTTATCCGGGATCGGAGAGATGGGTCTTCGAGGGGCTGAGCCTCGAGTTGAGAGCGGGAGAGGCGACCGCCCTGGTGGGAGTGAACGGCGCCGGCAAGACGACGCTGGTGAAGCTACTGGCACGTCTGTACGATCCCTGCGCAGGGCGGATCACTCTCGACGGCGTCGATATCCGGGAGTTCCAACCGCGGGAATACCGGTCCCGATTGGCTGTCGTGTTGCAGGATTTCGAGCGGTACCAGTTGAGCGCGCGGGAGAACATCGGATTCGGCCGGGCAGACGAAGCGCTCGAGGAATCTCGGCTGGAGCGGGCGGCTCGAGATGCAGGTGCCCTTGAACTGATATCCGCTCTCCCGGACGGTTGGGAGACTCTTCTGGGCCGCCAGTTCCATGCTCGTGGACAGGATCTGTCTGGCGGTCAGTGGCAGAGGATCGCTCTGGCGCGAGCTCTCTACCGGGACGCCCCAATCCTGCTGCTCGATGAGCCGACCGCTTCCCTGGATGCCGAGGCCGAGGCGAACCTGTTCAGGTGCTACCGGGACCTGATGCGCGGCAGGCTCTCACTGCTCATCACCCACCGATTCAATACCGTCAGGTTCGCCGATCGAATCATCGTTATGGAAGGAGGGAATGTAGTCGAGGACGGGGCCCCGGCTGATCTCATGGATGCCGGGGGCCGCTACGCCACCATGTTCATGACGCAGGCAGAAGCATACCGGGTGGAGTCCGGCTAG